Proteins from a single region of Bdellovibrio svalbardensis:
- a CDS encoding cation:proton antiporter domain-containing protein, which produces MQHLPTAITDLALILGTAGFVTLLFKKLKQPIVLGYLVAGFLVGPKTSMFPSISGSEGVQLWADIGVIFLLFALGLEFSFKKLLRVGGASSIAALFEVTCMILFGFFTGKLLGWSFMDSLFLGGILSISSTSIVVRTLEELGFKNRRFVGVLFGILVIEDLVAVLLLVLLTTVAVTRNFAGMEMLYSSLKLAFFLSLWFVTGIFLLPSFLKRVQKLLNEETILVVAVGLCLLMVVFANNVGFSSALGAFITGSVLAETIEGERIHHLITPLKNLFSAVFFISVGMLIDPVVLQEHWQLILLLSAVVIIGKTFAVTAGAVLSGQTLKSSLQTGMSIAQIGEFSFIIATVGMSLKVVSAQLYPLAVAVCVVTAFTTPYMIQASGMVYRMLEKILPAPVIATLDRYSVISFSLASNKEYREQVRAYVLKIFLNSVIVIAVFLLMSRVVLPFMLERQMEEGSAKFLTLSLTLIASAPFLWALAFGRTKHFDALLAEQGKGNHNYVFLISRIMIAVGLIAAMVAQFVPGLWALGITIWMVVVVGYVFATKLKEIYQWFENRFLSNLTDDVQKVHAKKHSHTLAPWDGHITEFAIPSEAPYVGQPLHELGVREKFGVTIALIERGRKRIAAPKGRESLMPHDKVFVIGTDEQLMRFKAFVDSEEVVSSLQVQETPEYSLEQYLVRENSVFVEKSIRECGLREKTQGLVVGLEREGRRILNPDAVEVLKTGDLLWIVGDRNKILELK; this is translated from the coding sequence ATGCAACATCTTCCTACGGCTATTACAGATCTCGCGCTCATTTTAGGTACTGCAGGCTTCGTCACCCTTTTGTTTAAAAAACTGAAGCAGCCCATTGTTTTGGGCTATCTTGTGGCCGGCTTTTTGGTGGGGCCTAAGACTTCTATGTTCCCGTCGATCTCGGGTTCTGAGGGTGTGCAGCTTTGGGCTGATATCGGTGTGATCTTTCTTCTTTTCGCTTTGGGCTTGGAGTTCAGTTTTAAGAAACTTCTTCGGGTTGGTGGTGCCTCCAGTATTGCGGCCTTATTTGAAGTGACCTGCATGATCTTGTTTGGGTTTTTCACGGGAAAACTTCTGGGCTGGAGTTTCATGGACAGTTTGTTTTTGGGAGGGATTCTTAGTATCTCTTCCACCTCGATTGTCGTGCGAACTTTGGAGGAGTTAGGTTTCAAGAATCGTCGCTTTGTCGGCGTACTTTTCGGGATCCTGGTCATTGAAGATTTGGTGGCGGTTTTGTTGTTGGTTCTATTAACCACTGTCGCTGTGACTCGCAATTTCGCGGGCATGGAAATGCTGTATTCCAGTTTGAAGTTGGCCTTCTTCCTGAGTCTGTGGTTCGTGACGGGAATCTTTTTGTTGCCGAGTTTTCTTAAAAGAGTCCAAAAACTTCTAAATGAAGAAACTATTTTGGTTGTGGCGGTGGGGCTTTGTCTATTGATGGTGGTCTTTGCCAACAACGTCGGATTTTCATCGGCATTGGGGGCCTTCATCACAGGATCGGTTTTGGCGGAAACAATTGAAGGTGAGCGTATTCACCATCTGATTACGCCACTGAAGAATCTATTTTCAGCCGTATTTTTTATTTCGGTAGGCATGTTGATTGATCCGGTGGTTTTGCAAGAGCACTGGCAATTGATTTTGCTTCTGTCAGCCGTCGTGATCATTGGCAAGACTTTTGCCGTGACAGCAGGGGCCGTGTTGTCAGGTCAGACTTTGAAGTCGTCGTTACAAACCGGAATGAGTATTGCGCAAATCGGTGAGTTTTCTTTTATTATTGCTACCGTGGGGATGAGTTTGAAGGTCGTGAGTGCTCAGCTTTATCCTTTAGCTGTTGCGGTGTGTGTGGTGACGGCTTTTACCACGCCATATATGATTCAGGCTTCAGGCATGGTCTATCGAATGCTTGAAAAGATTTTGCCAGCTCCTGTTATTGCCACTTTAGATCGCTACAGTGTAATTTCTTTTTCTCTTGCTTCGAATAAAGAATATCGAGAGCAAGTGAGAGCTTATGTTTTGAAAATCTTCCTGAACTCCGTGATTGTTATTGCCGTATTTCTATTAATGTCCCGAGTGGTTTTGCCATTCATGCTGGAAAGACAAATGGAAGAGGGATCTGCGAAATTCCTCACCTTGTCTTTGACCTTGATAGCGAGTGCCCCGTTCTTGTGGGCCTTGGCCTTTGGTAGGACCAAACATTTCGATGCTCTGTTGGCAGAACAAGGTAAAGGCAATCACAATTATGTTTTTTTGATCTCGCGGATTATGATCGCAGTCGGCTTGATAGCGGCGATGGTTGCGCAGTTTGTACCTGGCTTGTGGGCCTTGGGAATTACAATTTGGATGGTCGTTGTTGTTGGCTATGTTTTCGCGACGAAACTTAAGGAAATCTATCAGTGGTTTGAGAATCGCTTTCTTTCTAATCTGACGGATGACGTTCAGAAGGTTCACGCCAAAAAGCACAGCCATACACTGGCACCGTGGGATGGTCATATCACGGAGTTTGCAATTCCTTCAGAGGCTCCTTATGTTGGTCAGCCCCTGCATGAACTGGGCGTGCGTGAAAAATTTGGGGTCACAATCGCTTTGATTGAGCGGGGACGAAAGCGTATTGCAGCACCAAAGGGACGTGAAAGCCTGATGCCTCATGATAAGGTTTTTGTAATCGGAACCGATGAGCAGCTTATGCGCTTTAAAGCCTTTGTAGATTCGGAAGAAGTGGTCAGCAGCTTACAGGTTCAGGAGACTCCGGAATATAGTTTGGAGCAATATTTGGTGCGTGAGAACTCGGTCTTTGTTGAGAAGTCGATCCGGGAGTGTGGTTTGCGTGAAAAAACCCAAGGACTTGTGGTTGGACTGGAGCGCGAAGGTCGGCGTATTTTAAATCCCGATGCGGTGGAAGTTCTAAAAACCGGTGATTTGTTGTGGATTGTCGGCGATCGAAATAAAATCTTAGAATTGAAATAA
- a CDS encoding S8 family serine peptidase yields MKLNVFSLILSVLLATSAQASQRVIVIMKDQQSFKAAHMAFRTNGAYALKGSGIKSSLATVDGQVEASLENLNTLIVNAKNDSEISKLQADPSVAYVEKEVFHEAPRPVAGWLAAPAPTTPKQVPGAKTPWGILAVKAPQAWAVSKQGAGARVLVLDTGIDANHPSLKANYEQGKDFTGASSGADVTDLVGHGSHCSGTIAGVMDSSGFTGVAPKAKILMGRVCAENGCSNVAIASGINWGISQKVDVISMSLGGAWSTPAERDAVAKADKAGVTVVAASGNDGSNKVSYPAALPSVIAVGAVDNNLKKADFSQYGKELAIVAPGVDVISTVPQGTGRESSVTLFVGQKSAKVNSATFQGAREVLNGETNVLVDCGLGKPEDFTGKDVKGKYALISRGEIAFGDKIKNAIAAGATGAVIYNNAPGLLQGSLTADGSTLPAAVFMIEQTVGQQLVAALKAKTPVKATVQTVATDYASFQGTSMATPHVAGVVALIKATNKTLTGAQVKEILKKTATALGPNSNNEYGAGMVNAEAAVNAAAQVK; encoded by the coding sequence ATGAAACTTAATGTGTTTTCACTTATCCTGTCAGTGTTGCTTGCTACGTCGGCTCAAGCTAGCCAACGTGTGATCGTGATCATGAAAGATCAACAATCCTTTAAAGCTGCTCATATGGCATTTAGAACAAACGGTGCATATGCTTTGAAGGGCTCTGGCATCAAATCTTCTTTGGCTACTGTTGATGGTCAAGTTGAAGCGTCTTTAGAAAACCTCAACACATTGATCGTTAACGCGAAAAATGATTCTGAGATTTCTAAATTGCAAGCTGATCCGTCAGTTGCATACGTAGAAAAAGAAGTTTTCCACGAAGCTCCACGTCCAGTTGCTGGATGGTTGGCAGCTCCGGCTCCTACAACTCCAAAACAAGTTCCAGGAGCTAAAACTCCATGGGGTATCTTGGCTGTTAAAGCTCCACAAGCGTGGGCAGTTTCTAAGCAAGGTGCTGGCGCACGTGTACTAGTTCTAGACACTGGTATCGATGCAAACCATCCTTCTTTGAAAGCTAACTACGAGCAAGGTAAAGACTTCACAGGCGCAAGCTCTGGTGCTGATGTAACTGACCTTGTTGGTCACGGTTCACACTGCTCTGGTACTATCGCTGGTGTGATGGATTCTTCAGGCTTCACAGGTGTTGCTCCAAAAGCAAAAATCTTGATGGGTCGTGTTTGTGCTGAAAACGGTTGCTCAAACGTAGCTATCGCTTCTGGTATCAACTGGGGTATTTCTCAAAAAGTTGATGTGATCTCTATGTCTTTGGGTGGCGCTTGGTCGACTCCTGCAGAAAGAGATGCAGTTGCTAAAGCTGATAAAGCGGGTGTGACTGTAGTTGCTGCTTCTGGTAACGACGGTTCAAATAAAGTTTCTTACCCTGCAGCTCTTCCATCTGTTATCGCAGTGGGTGCAGTTGACAACAACTTGAAAAAAGCTGACTTCTCTCAATACGGTAAAGAGCTTGCAATCGTAGCTCCTGGTGTTGATGTTATCTCGACTGTTCCACAAGGTACTGGTCGTGAGTCTTCTGTAACTTTGTTTGTTGGTCAAAAATCTGCAAAGGTTAACTCTGCAACTTTCCAAGGCGCTCGCGAAGTTTTGAATGGCGAAACGAACGTATTGGTTGATTGCGGTCTTGGTAAACCTGAAGACTTCACTGGTAAAGATGTTAAAGGCAAATATGCTTTGATCTCTCGCGGTGAAATCGCATTCGGAGACAAAATCAAGAATGCTATTGCAGCAGGTGCAACTGGCGCTGTGATCTACAACAATGCTCCTGGTTTGCTTCAAGGTTCTTTGACTGCTGATGGTTCAACTCTTCCAGCTGCAGTGTTCATGATCGAGCAAACTGTTGGTCAACAATTGGTTGCTGCTTTGAAGGCTAAAACACCTGTTAAAGCAACTGTACAAACTGTTGCAACTGACTACGCTTCTTTCCAAGGTACTTCTATGGCGACTCCGCACGTAGCTGGTGTTGTGGCTTTGATCAAAGCAACAAACAAAACACTAACTGGCGCGCAAGTTAAAGAAATCTTGAAAAAGACTGCAACTGCTTTGGGTCCAAACTCTAACAATGAGTACGGCGCAGGTATGGTTAATGCTGAAGCTGCAGTAAATGCTGCTGCTCAAGTAAAATAA
- a CDS encoding aldehyde dehydrogenase family protein translates to MFEQLYLHQKHFSLQLRKDPVEIRLEHLKNLELMIDAHQKDFVEALKNDFAKPEMETLTSEIYPLLIEIRHAQKQLRQWMTAEKVSAPLFLKGTQNFIHYEPRGVCLIIAPWNYPLFLTLGPMISAIAAGNTVVLKPSELASHTSALLARLIKATFAEEHITVVEGGVENTQALLKLPFDHIFFTGSTTVGKIVMEAAAKNLSSVTLELGGKSPTIVDITADLNLAATKIIWAKFLNAGQTCVAPDYLFVQESVYSQFIAALRENLNRIYGKTPEARKANKDFARIISNKHTTRLKEMLEDSLANEGQILYGGDIDVTANFLAPTVIDNVDVHSRLMQEEIFGPILPIMKYKDFSEVIHFINERPKPLALYIYSHSEMNIEQLTRETSSGGLVINDSVIHLANGYLPFGGVGDSGMGNCHGIHGFRTFSHAKGILRQSWGAKLLGMIYPPYTSQKLEIIKNMIRWKL, encoded by the coding sequence ATGTTTGAACAGCTCTATCTTCATCAAAAACATTTCAGTCTGCAGCTTCGCAAAGATCCTGTGGAAATTCGCTTGGAACATCTTAAGAATTTAGAGCTGATGATTGATGCACACCAAAAGGACTTTGTCGAAGCTCTTAAGAACGATTTCGCCAAACCTGAGATGGAAACTTTAACGAGTGAAATCTATCCGTTGTTGATTGAAATTCGACATGCGCAAAAGCAACTTCGTCAGTGGATGACGGCTGAAAAAGTCTCCGCACCGCTTTTTTTAAAAGGCACACAAAACTTTATTCACTATGAACCACGCGGCGTTTGCTTGATTATCGCACCTTGGAACTACCCGTTGTTCTTAACCTTGGGGCCAATGATCTCTGCTATTGCCGCTGGCAACACGGTGGTTCTAAAACCCTCTGAATTAGCCTCCCACACGAGTGCTCTTTTAGCTCGCTTAATCAAAGCGACTTTCGCCGAAGAACATATCACCGTCGTCGAAGGCGGCGTGGAAAACACACAGGCACTTTTGAAACTGCCTTTTGATCATATCTTCTTTACTGGCAGCACGACCGTGGGAAAAATTGTCATGGAGGCTGCCGCTAAAAATCTGAGCAGCGTCACCCTGGAACTCGGTGGAAAGTCTCCGACCATTGTCGACATCACTGCCGATCTGAATCTTGCTGCGACAAAAATCATTTGGGCGAAATTCCTAAACGCAGGACAAACCTGCGTGGCACCTGATTATCTTTTTGTCCAAGAATCAGTGTATAGCCAGTTCATTGCCGCACTCAGAGAAAATTTAAACCGAATTTACGGAAAAACTCCTGAGGCGCGAAAAGCCAACAAAGACTTCGCTCGAATCATTTCCAACAAGCACACCACGCGCCTGAAAGAGATGCTCGAAGACTCCCTGGCTAATGAGGGCCAAATTCTTTATGGCGGCGATATTGATGTCACTGCAAATTTCCTCGCACCGACTGTGATCGATAACGTCGATGTGCACAGCCGCCTGATGCAAGAAGAGATCTTCGGTCCTATCTTACCAATTATGAAATACAAAGATTTTTCTGAAGTTATTCACTTTATCAATGAACGCCCCAAGCCACTCGCGCTCTACATCTACTCTCACAGTGAAATGAACATCGAACAACTGACCCGAGAAACTTCATCCGGAGGTTTGGTTATTAATGACTCTGTTATTCATCTGGCGAATGGCTATCTACCTTTTGGCGGAGTCGGCGACAGCGGCATGGGCAACTGTCATGGAATTCATGGGTTCCGCACTTTTTCGCACGCGAAAGGAATATTGCGACAAAGTTGGGGCGCAAAGCTATTGGGAATGATCTACCCGCCCTACACGTCGCAAAAGCTGGAAATCATTAAAAATATGATTCGCTGGAAGCTCTAG
- a CDS encoding gamma-glutamyl-gamma-aminobutyrate hydrolase family protein (Members of this family of hydrolases with an active site Cys residue belong to MEROPS family C26.): MSTTQTLRLYEWDSGATLAPMVLPVRHDETPEQAAFRYLTELSKNACMMNLFENKLPQLPLRGFSLLEEASWEPRVLMIANLPYDYSLHSPRVLGFQKVFSVAKERSFILPINVNLGLTCEETKELFALISKHFPFMVAMGGDDVDPSLYKQINEHCRKVIPGRDQFEASLIRSYVEQENGFLLGICRGSQIASVALGYELIQDLPHQVGNTVAHANDWHPIEIQNTQHNILKSITPADGQLIVNSIHHQSVVYREGGLLEIAARAPDGVTEATEFKNGRGLLLQFHPELMNNDLGAEILLRALAQRKRG, translated from the coding sequence ATGTCTACTACGCAGACTCTTCGACTTTACGAATGGGATTCTGGAGCCACGCTGGCTCCGATGGTGCTTCCCGTTCGCCATGACGAGACTCCGGAACAGGCTGCTTTCCGCTACCTGACTGAACTGTCGAAAAATGCCTGCATGATGAATTTATTTGAAAACAAATTGCCGCAACTTCCTCTGCGTGGTTTTAGCCTTCTGGAAGAAGCTTCATGGGAACCACGCGTTCTCATGATCGCCAACCTTCCCTACGATTACTCCCTGCACTCACCGCGAGTTTTGGGATTTCAAAAAGTGTTCTCCGTAGCCAAAGAGCGCAGCTTTATTCTTCCCATCAATGTCAATCTGGGCCTGACTTGCGAGGAAACCAAAGAACTCTTCGCTCTGATTTCAAAGCACTTTCCCTTCATGGTTGCCATGGGAGGAGATGACGTCGATCCTTCGCTGTACAAGCAGATCAATGAGCATTGCCGCAAAGTCATTCCCGGCAGAGATCAATTTGAAGCCTCTTTGATTCGCTCCTACGTCGAGCAAGAGAATGGATTTCTGTTGGGTATTTGCCGCGGATCACAGATCGCTTCTGTGGCTTTAGGGTATGAATTAATCCAAGACCTTCCACATCAGGTTGGTAACACCGTAGCTCATGCTAACGACTGGCACCCTATTGAGATTCAAAACACGCAACACAATATTCTAAAATCCATCACCCCTGCTGACGGGCAATTGATTGTTAACTCCATCCATCATCAGTCTGTCGTTTACCGTGAGGGAGGCCTTTTAGAAATCGCCGCCCGCGCACCAGATGGTGTCACCGAAGCCACTGAATTCAAAAACGGCCGTGGTTTGTTGCTTCAATTCCACCCAGAACTTATGAACAACGACTTGGGGGCCGAAATACTTCTTAGAGCCCTGGCCCAGCGAAAACGCGGATAA
- a CDS encoding site-specific recombinase: protein MFRQLKDYFIRFRQYKRSGLIHSDLDVLLNSAATQRSLEDKLQWLVKLLQWVRYEGNIDAHIEKEAGKVPAARLRYLLMILDRNPTWKVETAKILRAVIKNVGGIELYTETGLPREVGVIGEVWDRLIMKMLPTPPLDHELGYLFWALFPDAKDPLWLASIDHQTFDKLVDLFNYEVAAVEGDWNRLHTDLEDALAYLVIQVRAIGLSPAFRHRLDKANFRDSAFFALVRGLEEFHIAYQENDRQVFLEKASRFRLLIWECRRELAQVHKHLDEFGVSINLVFQIARIQAYLKRVDSLVEILITEKLDAKKVTQFLATLVEENQELRSVKSLISQNVSLLARKVVERAAETGEHYITRTREEYRKMVSAAAGGGAITAITVYLKTGILALGLSGFMEGVFSSVNYALSFCVIHLAGFTLGTKQPAMTAPALAAKMQDVGTPEGMESLVDEIAHLIRSQVAAISGNVLMVVPVTLFIDAAFFFTLGKHVMSFETAHHAFEAVDVLGPAALYAAFTGILLWLSSLAAGWGDNWFALYSLRKTLARSPTLRTVFGKMNARRIAVFFEKNISGLLGNIVLGVMLGMTPQILRFVGISLDVRHVTLSSGSMGAAISVMGVQYMKTAEFWRAMIGILSVGVLNVSVSFGMALWVAIRARGIKTPQRRAIRKAVFKRLIQHPLSFLLPVGTTVAKSSTEGHGH from the coding sequence ATGTTTAGACAACTTAAAGATTATTTCATCCGTTTTAGACAATATAAGCGCAGTGGCCTGATTCACAGTGATTTGGATGTTCTTCTGAATTCTGCAGCAACGCAAAGAAGTTTGGAAGACAAGCTGCAATGGCTGGTGAAGCTTTTGCAGTGGGTTCGTTATGAAGGCAATATAGATGCTCATATTGAAAAAGAGGCGGGCAAAGTCCCTGCTGCGCGCCTGCGCTATCTTTTGATGATCTTGGATCGAAATCCAACTTGGAAAGTTGAGACCGCAAAAATACTGCGTGCTGTGATTAAGAATGTCGGCGGTATTGAACTCTATACAGAGACCGGTTTGCCTCGAGAAGTGGGAGTGATCGGCGAAGTGTGGGATCGTCTTATTATGAAGATGTTGCCGACGCCACCCTTGGATCATGAATTGGGTTACCTTTTCTGGGCTCTTTTCCCAGACGCGAAGGATCCACTTTGGTTGGCCTCTATTGATCATCAGACGTTTGATAAATTGGTGGATCTTTTTAACTATGAAGTTGCTGCAGTTGAGGGGGATTGGAATCGGCTGCATACCGATTTGGAAGATGCCTTGGCCTACTTGGTGATTCAAGTTCGCGCGATAGGTCTTTCGCCGGCCTTCAGACATCGCTTGGATAAAGCGAACTTTCGCGATTCAGCTTTCTTTGCCCTGGTGCGGGGACTCGAGGAATTTCATATTGCCTATCAGGAAAATGACCGCCAGGTTTTCTTGGAAAAAGCTTCCCGCTTTCGTTTGTTGATATGGGAATGCCGTCGTGAATTGGCGCAGGTTCATAAACATTTGGATGAGTTTGGTGTCAGCATCAATCTGGTATTTCAAATCGCTCGGATTCAGGCCTATTTGAAACGGGTCGACAGTCTTGTTGAAATTCTCATCACAGAGAAATTGGATGCGAAGAAGGTGACTCAGTTCCTTGCAACCTTGGTTGAGGAAAATCAGGAGCTTCGTAGCGTGAAGTCATTGATCTCTCAGAATGTCAGTTTGCTTGCCCGAAAGGTTGTTGAGCGGGCGGCGGAGACTGGGGAGCACTATATCACTCGCACTCGCGAAGAATATCGCAAGATGGTGAGTGCCGCCGCTGGCGGTGGTGCGATTACGGCGATCACAGTTTATTTAAAGACCGGCATTCTGGCTTTGGGGCTTTCTGGTTTTATGGAAGGTGTTTTTTCTTCAGTGAATTATGCTTTGAGTTTCTGCGTGATTCATTTGGCGGGTTTTACTTTGGGAACCAAGCAGCCCGCAATGACGGCACCTGCTTTGGCGGCAAAGATGCAGGATGTGGGAACTCCCGAAGGGATGGAAAGTCTTGTTGATGAAATTGCTCATTTAATCCGGTCGCAAGTCGCGGCAATATCGGGCAACGTATTGATGGTTGTTCCTGTGACTTTATTTATTGATGCTGCTTTCTTTTTTACCCTTGGAAAACACGTTATGTCCTTCGAAACAGCTCACCATGCCTTTGAGGCTGTCGACGTCCTGGGGCCGGCGGCGCTTTATGCGGCTTTCACGGGGATTCTATTATGGCTTTCAAGCTTGGCTGCGGGATGGGGAGATAATTGGTTTGCTCTTTATTCCCTGCGAAAGACATTGGCGCGCAGTCCAACTTTAAGAACAGTATTTGGAAAAATGAATGCCCGCCGTATCGCGGTCTTTTTCGAGAAGAACATATCAGGTCTTTTAGGGAATATCGTTTTGGGTGTGATGCTGGGGATGACTCCACAGATCTTGCGCTTTGTTGGAATTTCCTTGGATGTACGTCACGTCACATTGTCATCGGGTTCCATGGGGGCCGCGATCTCAGTGATGGGTGTGCAGTATATGAAGACGGCAGAGTTCTGGCGAGCCATGATTGGAATCCTTAGTGTGGGGGTTCTGAACGTCTCAGTCAGTTTTGGGATGGCCTTGTGGGTGGCTATTCGTGCTCGTGGCATTAAGACGCCTCAACGTCGTGCCATTCGAAAAGCTGTCTTTAAAAGATTGATTCAACATCCTTTGAGCTTCTTGCTTCCGGTAGGAACGACAGTGGCAAAATCTTCTACTGAGGGGCACGGTCACTAA
- a CDS encoding S8 family serine peptidase, with the protein MKLTMFSVFLSVILSSAAFAEQRVIVVMKDAKSFHAANLAYKNKDLTLWKSVRMDEEALKGVEHSLENLKTFIVMAKDQAEIARLKANPAVAIVEEEVFHPLPQPMQGFLGRPMPSVTLPGAKTPWGIMAVKAPAAWDKSKSGEGARVLVLDTGIDKDHPAIKANFERGQDFTGRSTGSDFSDVVGHGTHVSGTVAGVLNEETGFTGVAPKAKLLMGRVCSNLGCSSSAIVQGINWGISQKVDVISMSLGGAWSTPAERDAVNKADGAGLSIVAASGNDGSGKVSFPAALSTVVAVGAVSEDLVRADFSQYGPELAVVAPGVEVLSSVPRGTGRDAETSIDTGASNDKVKSTSFQGAREVFTPETKELVAAGLGKPEDFKNIDVKGKYALVSRGEIFFADKAKNAAAAGALGIIIYNNAPGLIQGALTADGSTLPVVAFMIEQTVGQNVLSMLGAGKVVKATVRTIATDYTEFQGTSMATPHVAGVVALMKAANPRLKGAQVKAILKQSATPMAPNDKNQYGAGLVNAEAAVNAAMQAR; encoded by the coding sequence ATGAAACTAACCATGTTTTCGGTATTTTTGTCCGTAATACTTTCATCAGCGGCCTTTGCTGAGCAGAGAGTGATTGTAGTGATGAAAGACGCAAAGTCCTTTCACGCAGCGAATCTGGCTTACAAAAACAAAGATCTCACTCTTTGGAAAAGTGTGAGAATGGATGAAGAAGCTCTTAAAGGCGTCGAGCACAGTCTGGAAAATCTAAAAACCTTTATTGTGATGGCCAAGGACCAAGCAGAGATCGCAAGATTGAAAGCCAATCCGGCAGTCGCGATTGTCGAAGAAGAGGTGTTTCATCCTTTGCCGCAGCCGATGCAAGGTTTCTTAGGACGTCCAATGCCTTCAGTAACATTGCCGGGGGCCAAAACTCCGTGGGGTATAATGGCGGTGAAGGCGCCAGCGGCTTGGGATAAATCCAAGTCTGGGGAGGGTGCCCGGGTCTTGGTTCTAGATACAGGGATTGATAAGGATCATCCGGCAATCAAGGCGAACTTTGAGCGTGGACAGGATTTTACAGGTCGTAGCACGGGGAGTGATTTCTCAGATGTTGTGGGACATGGAACTCATGTGTCGGGAACTGTTGCAGGGGTTCTTAATGAAGAGACTGGTTTCACAGGCGTGGCCCCGAAAGCAAAACTTCTGATGGGCCGAGTGTGCTCTAATCTTGGCTGCTCGAGTTCTGCCATCGTTCAAGGGATCAACTGGGGTATTTCACAAAAAGTGGATGTGATCTCAATGTCTCTGGGTGGCGCGTGGTCGACACCTGCGGAAAGAGACGCTGTGAACAAAGCAGATGGTGCTGGTTTGAGTATTGTTGCGGCTTCGGGTAACGATGGCTCAGGAAAAGTTTCCTTCCCTGCGGCTTTGTCTACGGTTGTAGCCGTCGGAGCAGTTAGCGAAGATCTTGTAAGAGCGGACTTCTCGCAATATGGTCCAGAGCTTGCGGTTGTTGCTCCAGGAGTTGAGGTTCTTTCATCAGTTCCGCGTGGTACGGGTCGTGATGCCGAAACTTCCATAGATACGGGTGCTAGCAATGACAAGGTAAAGTCGACGTCTTTCCAGGGAGCTCGTGAAGTTTTCACGCCAGAGACGAAAGAGTTGGTGGCGGCAGGTCTTGGGAAGCCAGAAGATTTCAAAAACATCGACGTTAAAGGAAAGTACGCTTTGGTCTCTCGCGGGGAGATTTTCTTTGCCGATAAAGCCAAGAACGCGGCGGCCGCGGGAGCCTTGGGAATCATTATTTACAATAATGCTCCAGGTTTAATTCAAGGTGCATTGACGGCAGACGGCTCGACCTTGCCGGTAGTGGCATTTATGATTGAGCAAACTGTCGGGCAAAATGTGCTGTCTATGCTAGGGGCTGGTAAGGTTGTTAAAGCAACCGTACGCACAATTGCAACAGACTATACGGAATTCCAAGGAACTTCGATGGCGACTCCGCACGTAGCTGGTGTTGTGGCTTTAATGAAAGCAGCAAATCCAAGACTTAAGGGCGCTCAAGTCAAAGCGATTCTTAAGCAATCAGCGACTCCAATGGCACCGAATGATAAAAACCAATATGGTGCAGGATTGGTGAATGCAGAAGCAGCTGTAAACGCAGCCATGCAGGCACGCTAG
- a CDS encoding dolichyl-phosphate beta-glucosyltransferase yields MKELSVVIPAYNEESRLPQTLEVLRKLCNEQALQWQLREVLVSDDGSLDGTAAFVNNFAKSWPLLKLVNLPQNQGKGAAVRLGMQQAQSEWILIADADMATPWEEMNKFAQICEGFDLVMGSRALAQSEITVRQHWIRQSMGKTFNKILKSLVNLPYQDTQCGFKLVRNDASFRKDILTKLSVDRFAWDVELILQMQKNKKRILESPIRWSHQEASRVRMFRDSLEMFFTVVKLRLRLK; encoded by the coding sequence ATGAAAGAACTATCTGTTGTGATCCCGGCGTATAATGAAGAGAGTCGACTTCCTCAGACTTTGGAAGTCTTACGCAAGCTTTGCAATGAGCAGGCTTTACAATGGCAGCTTCGTGAAGTTCTGGTGAGTGACGATGGTTCTTTGGATGGCACAGCGGCCTTCGTAAATAATTTTGCCAAGAGTTGGCCTTTGTTGAAGCTTGTGAATCTTCCGCAAAATCAAGGCAAAGGGGCTGCAGTTCGCTTGGGAATGCAGCAGGCACAGTCTGAGTGGATTTTGATTGCTGATGCAGACATGGCCACGCCTTGGGAGGAGATGAATAAGTTTGCGCAGATTTGTGAAGGTTTTGATTTGGTTATGGGATCTCGCGCGCTGGCCCAAAGTGAAATCACCGTGCGCCAACACTGGATTCGTCAAAGCATGGGAAAGACTTTTAATAAGATATTAAAGAGTTTGGTGAATCTTCCTTATCAAGACACTCAATGCGGTTTTAAACTCGTGCGCAATGATGCAAGTTTCAGAAAAGATATTCTGACGAAGTTGAGTGTGGATCGCTTCGCATGGGACGTGGAATTGATTCTACAAATGCAGAAAAACAAAAAACGCATCTTAGAATCTCCCATTCGTTGGAGTCATCAAGAAGCCTCTCGCGTGCGTATGTTTAGAGATAGCTTAGAGATGTTTTTCACCGTGGTGAAATTGCGCCTCCGTCTGAAATAG